A genome region from candidate division WOR-3 bacterium includes the following:
- a CDS encoding ABC transporter ATP-binding protein yields the protein MSVVLETKSLTKSFGGLVAVRDFTMSVAENELVGLIGPNGAGKTTVFNLVTGMYVPTAGEIRFKGADIGGMKPYRIYQCGIARTFQNIRLFKQLSVLDNIRVAHHHRGGAGLLSTVLRGPRFRREERQVTERATELLSILGLEGRRDELARNLPYGEQRRVEIARALVSDPKLLLLDEPAAGMNPFEVGSLMELIRFVKERFKLTVLLIEHQMKVVMGVCQRVVVMDFGEVIAQGAPEVIREDPKVIEAYLGK from the coding sequence ATGAGTGTCGTGCTTGAGACCAAGTCCTTGACTAAGTCCTTCGGCGGGCTGGTGGCCGTGCGCGATTTCACGATGTCAGTTGCCGAGAACGAGCTGGTCGGCCTCATCGGGCCGAACGGGGCCGGCAAGACCACCGTGTTCAACCTGGTAACGGGCATGTATGTACCGACCGCGGGCGAGATACGGTTCAAAGGCGCCGACATCGGTGGGATGAAGCCGTACCGGATCTATCAGTGCGGGATTGCCCGTACCTTCCAGAACATCCGGCTGTTCAAGCAGCTATCGGTCCTCGACAACATCCGCGTGGCTCACCATCACCGCGGCGGGGCCGGGCTGTTGAGTACGGTTCTGCGCGGGCCGAGGTTCAGGCGGGAAGAGCGGCAGGTGACCGAACGGGCAACCGAGCTGCTCTCGATTCTCGGCCTCGAGGGCAGGCGGGATGAGTTGGCGCGAAACCTGCCCTACGGCGAGCAGCGGCGGGTCGAGATCGCCCGCGCGCTGGTGTCCGACCCGAAGCTGCTGCTGTTGGACGAACCGGCAGCCGGGATGAACCCTTTCGAGGTAGGCAGCCTGATGGAACTCATCCGGTTCGTGAAGGAGCGGTTCAAGCTGACGGTGCTGCTGATCGAACACCAGATGAAGGTCGTGATGGGTGTGTGCCAGCGGGTCGTGGTGATGGACTTCGGCGAGGTCATCGCCCAGGGCGCACCAGAGGTGATTCGAGAGGACCCGAAGGTGATAGAGGCTTACCTAGGCAAATGA
- a CDS encoding branched-chain amino acid ABC transporter permease yields the protein MSTRRGLGAGVVALLVAVAVFAAVEALILSGALNPYWQQIICLAGIVTISALGLNLIYGYTGQFSLGHAAFYGIGAYTAALVTRGIGSHSPAILPLSLVAGAVLAGLVALLIGLPILRLKSDYLAIATLGFGVIVKVLLDNADMAIPMMGGSRGMSAIPRLTSFLWVFPLAVVALVVLRNIVYSGIGRALISVREDELAAEAVGIDSTRYKTLGFVIGCMYAGVAGGLYAHLFTFLHPSNFDFLKSIDVLLVVVLGGLGSMSGTIVAAVAWTFLLEGLRIVLPPAVQDWRWVIYPLLLIVFMLVRPGGIFAGMEFRFLRARK from the coding sequence ATGAGCACGCGCAGGGGCCTCGGAGCCGGTGTGGTTGCGCTGCTGGTCGCGGTTGCGGTGTTCGCCGCAGTCGAAGCGCTCATCCTCTCAGGCGCGCTGAATCCCTATTGGCAGCAGATCATCTGTCTGGCCGGGATCGTGACCATATCGGCTCTCGGACTGAATCTCATCTACGGCTACACCGGGCAGTTTTCGCTCGGCCACGCCGCGTTCTACGGTATCGGAGCCTACACTGCCGCGCTTGTGACCCGAGGCATCGGCAGCCACAGCCCGGCTATCCTGCCGCTCAGCCTGGTCGCCGGGGCCGTGCTAGCCGGTCTCGTCGCCCTGCTGATCGGGCTGCCGATACTCAGGCTCAAGTCCGACTACCTGGCAATCGCAACGCTTGGCTTCGGTGTGATCGTGAAGGTGCTGCTGGATAATGCCGACATGGCTATCCCGATGATGGGCGGTTCCCGGGGCATGAGCGCGATTCCCAGGCTGACCAGTTTTCTCTGGGTGTTCCCGCTGGCCGTAGTGGCGCTGGTGGTGCTGCGCAACATCGTCTACTCGGGTATCGGCCGGGCCCTGATTTCGGTGCGCGAGGACGAGCTCGCGGCCGAGGCGGTCGGCATTGACAGCACGCGGTACAAGACCCTGGGGTTTGTCATCGGCTGTATGTATGCGGGCGTAGCCGGCGGCCTGTACGCGCACCTGTTCACGTTCCTGCACCCGTCCAACTTCGACTTCCTGAAGTCCATCGACGTGCTACTGGTCGTGGTGCTGGGCGGACTAGGCAGCATGTCCGGCACCATCGTTGCCGCGGTCGCGTGGACGTTCCTGCTCGAGGGATTGAGGATCGTACTGCCTCCGGCAGTGCAGGACTGGCGCTGGGTCATCTACCCGCTGCTCTTGATTGTGTTCATGCTGGTCCGGCCGGGCGGCATATTCGCAGGGATGGAGTTCAGGTTCCTGAGAGCGAGGAAATGA